In Novipirellula artificiosorum, the genomic window AAGAAGTGATCGAGTGGTACGATCGTGGCGGGCACCCCAATCCGTGGCTCAGCGACAAAATGAAAAAGCTGGACCTCAGCGAACAGGAAAAGGCTGATTTGGTTGCATTTATGGTCGAAGGGTTGACGGGCGATTTCCCGATGGTCGAGCAAGGACGCTTGCCAGAATAGTGCCGTCACAATCCGAATAACCGGCAAAGCTTCCCAAATTTGCTCAACCGGTACGACCGGAATGGTCGAAAGACGATTCAGAGGGGATGTTTGCGTCCCCATGAATTGTCTTCGAGACTCGCTCGCCATTCCGGAAGCCTACGCGATGAAATTGCCACGCGTCCATTCGATTTCTGTTTCGGAAATCATCACTTCATTTTTCGTTGTTGCTAGCATCGCCGCGGCGGTTTCGCCAGCATCGGGCCAAGTGCGAACAAAGAAGCCGGATCGTGGCGTCTACCGTCCACCAACTCTTTTGTCTCCCGCTGACGCCTCGGCGGATTTGTTGGTCGAGGTGCCTTTGGAGGACGCAAGTAAGTTCTTTGCGACCGAAGAGGAAATGGCGACTCGCGGTAGCGACCAGACTGTCTTGCGGGCACAGCCGCGACTAAAGCAGGTGGCTCATAGCGATGTGATCTTGATGAGCCCTCAATCAACCGAAGTTCTTAGCAGTCCGACGATTGTCGATAGTGGGACTTGGCCGACGCCGATGGCTGAAAGCGCATCGGGTGGCGGCATCATCTACGAAGATGCGTATGCCGGCAATGGCGAGATCTACTATGACGATTCGTCGATGGGTTGTGGCGGATGCGGATCGCAAGCATGTGATGGATTTGGATGCGATTCCTATGGATGCGATGGTTATGGGCAATGCGGAACATTGTGTTGGCCATGGGCCAATTCGAACATCGCTTTCACACCCGATCGATGGTTCGGTTCGATTGAGCTGTTGTTGATGTTTCGCAGCGGCGACTACTTGCCGCCGCTGTTGACGACCGGTCCAGCGACGGCGAACAACCCGGGTCAGATCGGCAGTCCTGGAACCCAAATCTTGGTTGGCAATGCGGAATACCTAGCCGACATGACCGCCGGCGGTCGTTTGACGGTCGGGACTTGGTTGGACGATTGTCGATCTCGAAGTTTGGTGTTTCGCGGCTGGTTCGCTGGCGATGAAACATTCGATTTCAGTGCCGACCAAAACACCCTCCCCGTGATCACGCGGCCCTTTCTCAACGTCACAACCGGGCAGGCGGCGGCGCAGGACACACAAGTGATCGCGACACCGGGATTGACCACGTTGGGGGTTGCGAATGTGAACCTCTCGAGCGAAGTCGCGGGGGCAGACATCTCGGTTCGCCAGCATGCGTATTCTCGATTTGGCGGAACCGTGGATGTGTTGTACGGCTATCAGTACATGCGGATGGCTGAAAACCTGACGACCTTTAGCACTTCGACTGCGGATGCGGACAATGCAGCACCGCTCGGTTCGATCATCTCGATTACCGATTCGTTCGAAGCGGAAAACGAATTTCACGGCGGCCAGCTTGGGATGGCGACCCGATATCGTGAAGGATGTTGGTCGTTCCACAGCTTGTTGAAGTTCGCATTCGGCCAGTTGACTCGCCGCTCGACTTTGGCAGGCAGCACGGCGACGAGCAACGGGCCCACCGTCGTCGACCCGAATGGGTTGCTGGTTCGCAGCACCAATGACGGCACGGTCACCGACCATACCTTTGGATGGGTGCCCGAATTGGACTTGTCACTGGGGTGGCACCAATTTCCACGCTTTGACGTGACGGTCGGCTACCACATTGTTGCGATGACCGATGCGATCCAAACCTCGGGATTGATTGATCCTCAGCTTGCGTCGAACTTGGCGGAGCCGATCGCCGATCCGCTCCGTCCATCGCCCCGAATGAACGACAAAACCTTCTACGTTCACGGCATCCATTTCGGGCTACAGTACGTGTATTAAAGCTCACAGCTTGCAGGCGAATCTCACTCGTAGTCCCACTTCATGATCCACGGGTCGTCGAGTTCTTTTTGCATCTGCTTGAGCTTCGCTTTGTAGCGATCCAAGATGTCTTGGTGGCCGCTGCTTTCTGCTAGGTTCGTGGTTTCGTCGGGGTCGGCCGCGATATCGTAGAGCTCAAATGCGGGTCGGTGGATGTAGGTCGCGACCGTTTTGTTGCCATAAGGTGCATCGAGTCCTTTTTGGAATTGCGCTTGCCAACTGCTGGCGGCCCACAAATCGGATGCGAACGGATAGGGAAGCGGATGAGCAATGTTCCAGATCAATTTGTACTTGGAATCACGTACGACTCGCATGGGGTAGTACATCTGGATTTCGTGAAACGTATGTGAGGCAAAAATCGTCTCGTGATGGGCAGCCGAAGGGTTGGCCAGACAGGGTAGCCATGATTTTCCTTGATAGGCATCGAACTTCTCGCCACCGTCACGATTCTCGCCCACAAGCGTGCTGGCTTCCTTCGTCCAGAAAGCCTTGGGGTCGATTGGGTCTTTGGGGCCGTTGGTCTTCGGATCCAAGCCACCCGCGTAATCGAGCAAGGACGGAGTGATGTCGACATGGCTAATCAAAGCACTTGACTCAACACCGCGGTTCGGTTGGTACGGATCGCGAACCACAAAGGGGACACGCAGGCCACCTTCGTAGACCGTCGTCTTGCCCCCCGAAAAAGCCATGCCATGATCGCTCGTAAAAACGATCAAGGTTTTGTCGTAGAGGTTTGCTTCCTTCAAGATCTTAACCAGCCGGCCGACACCTTGATCGATGCGCGCACACGACTGGTAGTACTGAGCCAATTCCTCTCTTGTTTCAGCGGTATCAGGCAAGAAGGCGGGGATCGGCACGTCTTTGGGATCGAAGAAGACTTCGTCGACACCGGGATGGGCACCATCATTCGGTTTGTTGCCAAACAGGTCCGGCTTCAGTGCAAGTGATGATTGCTTATCGGTACCGCCGCCGCGATGAGGATCCGCGGTACCAAAGTACAGAAAGAACGGGCGGTCATCGTCGCGGTTGATGATGAATTCGCGACATTGATCGGCCATCGCGACAGCATTGCGACCGTCTCCTCGGAGGTAGGTTTCGAAGTGATAAACGGTTTCGGGTGCAACGTGGTACTTTCCGATCTGCGCTGTGCGGTATCCTGCTCGGCTCATCACGCGCGGCAGCGACAGTCCAACGACGTCATAAAACGACGCGAATTTATGGTAGTGATGTTGGTGGCCATACTGTCCGTTGCGATGGTTATGAATGCCGCTCATCACCACACTGCGGCTAGCACTGCATGAGGCGGTCGTCGCGAATGCGTTGCGAAAGACCATTCCATCGGCTGCGATCGCATCGATTGAGGGGGTGACAGCGACGGGATCTCCGTAGCAACCCAACGTTGGGCTTTCATCATCTGTGATAAAGAAGATGACGTTCTTTTCGGCTGCCGGCGCGGCGGTCGCGGCAAGCGTAAACAGGAAACAGAAAATGGTTGTTAACAGACGCATGGTTTTGGGGTAGGTTTGAAGGGTGGTGGGCTATAATGAGCGTTCATCCGAGATTTCGAATCCCTAGTCTAATGGATTTTTCATCGCATGGCACATTCCGCGTACCGAATTGTGGTGGTATTGCACGCGATTGCCCTGGTGGTGGGGACGGGGACAACCGACGGAGCCGACCGCTCGACGTTTGCGGTTTCCATGCCTGCCGACGCCAGCGGCCATGTGATTGCGGGAGACGTTCTTTTTGCCGACGCAAAGACGAGCGATCCGTCGTGGCACGCGTACGTTGAGCTTTGGAGGGCTCACGCCGAAGACCCTTCCGCCCCATCGATTCGGCGTTTTCTTGGTTTGCCGCTGTCGGGGAAAGTCGAGGGCAAGATCTCGCCCGGTCGATCGGCTC contains:
- a CDS encoding BBP7 family outer membrane beta-barrel protein; its protein translation is MNCLRDSLAIPEAYAMKLPRVHSISVSEIITSFFVVASIAAAVSPASGQVRTKKPDRGVYRPPTLLSPADASADLLVEVPLEDASKFFATEEEMATRGSDQTVLRAQPRLKQVAHSDVILMSPQSTEVLSSPTIVDSGTWPTPMAESASGGGIIYEDAYAGNGEIYYDDSSMGCGGCGSQACDGFGCDSYGCDGYGQCGTLCWPWANSNIAFTPDRWFGSIELLLMFRSGDYLPPLLTTGPATANNPGQIGSPGTQILVGNAEYLADMTAGGRLTVGTWLDDCRSRSLVFRGWFAGDETFDFSADQNTLPVITRPFLNVTTGQAAAQDTQVIATPGLTTLGVANVNLSSEVAGADISVRQHAYSRFGGTVDVLYGYQYMRMAENLTTFSTSTADADNAAPLGSIISITDSFEAENEFHGGQLGMATRYREGCWSFHSLLKFAFGQLTRRSTLAGSTATSNGPTVVDPNGLLVRSTNDGTVTDHTFGWVPELDLSLGWHQFPRFDVTVGYHIVAMTDAIQTSGLIDPQLASNLAEPIADPLRPSPRMNDKTFYVHGIHFGLQYVY
- a CDS encoding sulfatase family protein; the encoded protein is MRLLTTIFCFLFTLAATAAPAAEKNVIFFITDDESPTLGCYGDPVAVTPSIDAIAADGMVFRNAFATTASCSASRSVVMSGIHNHRNGQYGHQHHYHKFASFYDVVGLSLPRVMSRAGYRTAQIGKYHVAPETVYHFETYLRGDGRNAVAMADQCREFIINRDDDRPFFLYFGTADPHRGGGTDKQSSLALKPDLFGNKPNDGAHPGVDEVFFDPKDVPIPAFLPDTAETREELAQYYQSCARIDQGVGRLVKILKEANLYDKTLIVFTSDHGMAFSGGKTTVYEGGLRVPFVVRDPYQPNRGVESSALISHVDITPSLLDYAGGLDPKTNGPKDPIDPKAFWTKEASTLVGENRDGGEKFDAYQGKSWLPCLANPSAAHHETIFASHTFHEIQMYYPMRVVRDSKYKLIWNIAHPLPYPFASDLWAASSWQAQFQKGLDAPYGNKTVATYIHRPAFELYDIAADPDETTNLAESSGHQDILDRYKAKLKQMQKELDDPWIMKWDYE